One genomic region from Leptolyngbyaceae cyanobacterium JSC-12 encodes:
- a CDS encoding Protein of unknown function (DUF2808) (IMG reference gene:2510093888~PFAM: Protein of unknown function (DUF2808)) — MQFLRFMLISLVTALLLNSWALSTGSIVPYLNNGKSTTLAKVIVTNKGLDDRDRAYYFTMTLPEQYGNRFAKISLTEKNLTKGKALLQFDLPATQAFWGTPTAQGRPISIADTWVDETGTMWLEFSPAILPKSTFTLVFKPQAFSPKGIHEYGIAAYPDTQYPIPVFVGNGTLTI; from the coding sequence ATGCAATTTCTTCGCTTTATGCTAATTTCTTTGGTAACAGCCTTGTTACTCAACTCGTGGGCACTCTCAACTGGTTCGATTGTTCCTTACTTAAACAATGGTAAATCTACAACCTTAGCAAAGGTAATTGTGACGAATAAGGGGCTAGACGATCGCGATCGCGCCTACTATTTCACCATGACTCTACCAGAACAATATGGGAACCGCTTTGCCAAGATCTCACTAACCGAGAAGAACTTAACTAAAGGTAAAGCATTACTTCAGTTCGATCTTCCAGCCACCCAGGCTTTTTGGGGAACTCCCACTGCCCAAGGTCGTCCAATTTCAATTGCAGACACCTGGGTTGATGAAACTGGTACCATGTGGTTAGAATTTAGTCCTGCGATTTTGCCTAAATCAACATTCACACTTGTATTTAAGCCGCAAGCATTCTCCCCCAAAGGCATCCATGAATATGGAATTGCAGCCTATCCAGATACGCAATATCCTATTCCCGTATTTGTGGGAAATGGAACATTAACAATTTAG
- a CDS encoding hypothetical protein (IMG reference gene:2510093884), protein MLNNVSEKTMHRVRWLLVIGWLTLIASLFYDPITPLFTQPDHPFSPFRIDPARCIKIREMCLPQTPFSMSALIWWAMIVPAGIFILLVLGHEFWRRICPLSFLSQIPRALGIQRRRKTVDPVTGEVRWEPVVIGENSWLGRNHLYFQFGLFVLGLGIRILFINADRIALGSFLIGTIFCAILVGYLYAGKSWCHYFCPMAPVQLVYTGPRSLLGSQNHQSQPPMIPQSMCRTIDTKTGREQSACVSCKSPCFDIDAEKNYWAELRKPGRRLVQYGYLGMVIAFYLYYFLYAGNWDYYFTGAWTREEEQIARVLDVGFYIYNHSIPIPKAIAVFITFGVLVAITYALGLILEKLCRKYLSRRGKIVSTEQAQHVAFTLFTIVSFWTFFSYGARPSLNRLPHYPLLGFNALIVLVGSMWLYRTLRRTRDQYERENMANSLRKQLRKLEIDSTLLGGRSIEELTAGEVHTLVKVLQGFSQQLRQQTYQGIVLDLLMQRAVDAPSSFEFFKRLRQDLQLTDSDHFATIQAIGATHPQVLRSSNPHQSVAHLHDAVTLATTIAKPTKKSPSL, encoded by the coding sequence ATGTTAAATAATGTCTCAGAAAAAACCATGCACCGTGTACGCTGGCTGTTAGTCATTGGATGGCTGACGCTGATTGCTTCACTTTTTTACGATCCGATCACGCCACTCTTTACTCAGCCAGATCATCCATTCAGCCCATTCCGGATTGATCCAGCGCGCTGCATTAAAATTCGAGAGATGTGTTTACCCCAGACTCCGTTTTCAATGAGTGCTTTGATCTGGTGGGCAATGATCGTTCCAGCCGGAATTTTTATCTTGTTAGTGTTGGGACATGAATTTTGGCGACGGATCTGCCCGCTTTCATTTCTATCCCAGATTCCCCGCGCATTGGGAATTCAGCGGCGACGCAAGACGGTAGATCCAGTGACAGGAGAGGTTCGTTGGGAGCCAGTTGTTATTGGTGAAAATTCCTGGCTGGGTCGCAATCACTTATATTTCCAATTTGGATTATTTGTGCTGGGGTTAGGCATTCGTATCTTATTTATTAACGCCGATCGCATCGCATTGGGCAGTTTCTTAATCGGGACAATTTTCTGCGCTATTCTGGTTGGCTATTTGTATGCAGGCAAAAGTTGGTGTCACTATTTCTGCCCAATGGCACCTGTACAACTGGTATATACAGGACCGCGATCGCTATTGGGGAGTCAAAACCATCAGTCCCAACCACCGATGATTCCTCAATCGATGTGTCGCACGATAGATACCAAAACGGGACGGGAACAAAGTGCTTGTGTCAGTTGTAAATCCCCCTGTTTTGATATTGATGCTGAAAAAAATTACTGGGCAGAACTCCGTAAACCAGGGCGGCGCTTAGTCCAGTATGGATATTTGGGAATGGTAATTGCTTTTTACCTGTATTACTTTCTCTATGCTGGCAACTGGGACTATTACTTTACTGGAGCTTGGACTCGTGAAGAGGAGCAAATAGCAAGAGTGCTGGATGTTGGATTTTACATATATAACCACTCAATTCCTATCCCAAAAGCGATCGCAGTTTTCATTACCTTTGGCGTTTTAGTTGCAATCACTTATGCACTTGGTTTAATTCTGGAAAAACTGTGTCGCAAATATCTCTCGCGTCGAGGCAAAATTGTATCAACAGAACAGGCACAACACGTTGCATTCACCCTATTTACAATAGTATCCTTTTGGACCTTTTTTTCCTACGGTGCACGTCCATCCCTCAACCGCTTACCCCACTACCCATTGCTTGGGTTTAATGCCTTGATTGTTCTAGTCGGTTCTATGTGGCTGTATCGTACCCTGCGGCGCACCCGTGACCAATACGAACGTGAGAATATGGCGAACAGCCTCCGTAAACAACTCCGCAAACTAGAAATTGATTCAACCTTGCTGGGAGGACGTTCCATTGAGGAACTCACTGCCGGTGAAGTACATACACTGGTGAAAGTATTACAGGGGTTTTCTCAACAATTGCGCCAACAAACGTATCAAGGTATCGTGCTGGACTTATTGATGCAACGGGCAGTAGACGCTCCCAGCAGCTTTGAATTCTTCAAACGTCTGCGGCAAGATTTACAACTGACTGATTCGGATCACTTTGCCACGATTCAAGCGATCGGTGCTACTCATCCTCAAGTTCTGCGATCATCCAACCCACATCAATCTGTTGCCCACCTGCACGATGCAGTAACACTGGCAACGACTATTGCTAAACCGACTAAAAAATCCCCCTCCCTGTAG
- a CDS encoding hypothetical protein (IMG reference gene:2510093890), whose protein sequence is MRGKLLDFGLFVCSALFTGLLFYSLTIMSPSSDDSPSFQSEQNHSQSDSY, encoded by the coding sequence ATGCGCGGAAAACTTCTAGACTTTGGATTATTTGTTTGTAGTGCTTTATTTACTGGATTATTGTTTTACTCGCTGACGATTATGTCCCCATCCAGTGATGATTCTCCTTCCTTCCAAAGCGAACAAAACCATTCTCAATCAGATAGTTACTAG
- a CDS encoding PAS domain S-box (IMG reference gene:2510093887~PFAM: PAS fold~TIGRFAM: PAS domain S-box), protein MTDRLAMNSTFWNASKIQSSSFLSFLERSLKPLAVYTPQGEPVYASQSLLELLQVGDTLVSFFDYFSRSSTPQNVLRAYWERALKGEPTCFLTFFKEDLGEIECLLEFDSNTNLMFAALVAKSHSDRAIYDLVQAHEQTIMALIKTKQYWKNFISNSPYFFIQTSHSGQIIYSNAIAQQLLGYREEELAGRHITELIHPRHFSEFEFIFQQWRSLLRLQPLGIECWWRTKAGQWIALYIKGQRFPSTLDLDGVAISGYSITERKHLQHKQKVIEKQFQSLLEIFPGAVFYCDLFYVMKFVSQPIEDITGYSPSTFVNNHLHSYLNIIHQDDISLIRDSLVQSTSGYPHTIEYRIIHANGQVKWVSERKQGVFNRNGNLLWLCGILTDISDSKHNHIDHQSSLRSNYKGFPLRLDLQVQ, encoded by the coding sequence ATGACGGATAGATTAGCAATGAATTCAACATTCTGGAATGCTTCTAAGATTCAGTCTAGCTCATTCCTTAGTTTTCTAGAGCGATCGCTCAAACCGTTAGCCGTTTACACCCCTCAAGGGGAACCAGTCTATGCCAGCCAAAGCTTGCTGGAACTATTGCAAGTAGGTGATACATTAGTTAGTTTTTTTGATTATTTTTCTCGCAGTTCTACTCCCCAAAATGTTCTAAGGGCATATTGGGAGCGTGCTCTAAAAGGGGAACCTACCTGCTTCCTCACATTTTTCAAGGAGGATTTAGGTGAGATTGAATGCTTGTTGGAGTTCGATTCAAATACTAACTTAATGTTTGCTGCATTAGTGGCTAAATCTCATTCAGATCGAGCAATTTATGACTTGGTGCAAGCCCATGAACAGACCATCATGGCTTTAATCAAAACAAAGCAGTACTGGAAAAATTTCATCTCAAATAGTCCTTATTTTTTCATTCAAACCAGTCATAGCGGTCAGATTATCTATTCAAACGCGATTGCACAACAGCTTCTGGGCTATCGAGAAGAAGAATTAGCAGGTCGTCACATCACTGAGCTAATTCATCCCAGGCACTTTAGTGAATTTGAGTTCATCTTTCAACAGTGGAGAAGTCTATTGCGCCTCCAGCCTCTGGGTATAGAGTGTTGGTGGAGAACAAAGGCTGGACAGTGGATTGCACTCTATATAAAAGGGCAACGATTTCCATCAACTCTAGACCTTGATGGCGTTGCAATTAGTGGTTACAGCATCACAGAACGTAAGCACTTACAACACAAACAGAAAGTTATCGAAAAACAATTTCAGTCTCTACTAGAAATTTTTCCAGGAGCAGTATTTTACTGTGACCTATTTTATGTAATGAAATTTGTTAGCCAACCTATTGAGGATATTACTGGGTATTCACCATCTACATTTGTTAATAATCACCTTCACTCATATCTCAACATTATTCATCAAGATGATATCTCACTTATTCGAGACTCACTAGTTCAGTCAACTTCTGGTTATCCTCACACAATAGAATATCGCATCATTCATGCAAATGGGCAAGTCAAGTGGGTATCCGAACGGAAACAAGGTGTGTTTAATCGAAACGGAAATCTGCTGTGGCTTTGCGGTATTTTAACAGATATTAGTGACTCGAAACATAATCACATCGACCATCAATCAAGCCTTAGGAGTAATTACAAAGGATTCCCCCTAAGGCTTGATCTTCAAGTTCAGTAA
- a CDS encoding hypothetical protein (IMG reference gene:2510093886) yields the protein MNFLCQSILVSIHSENNWNLPPKQVLVKILLTYLQYFCHKGCAALSLALIILQEHTDIPAVCLLLK from the coding sequence ATGAATTTCTTGTGCCAGTCAATTTTAGTCAGTATTCATTCCGAAAACAATTGGAACTTGCCTCCTAAACAGGTTCTAGTTAAAATCCTATTGACGTATCTCCAGTATTTCTGTCATAAAGGATGTGCAGCATTAAGTCTGGCGCTTATAATCTTACAAGAACACACGGATATTCCTGCTGTTTGCTTGCTGTTGAAATAA
- a CDS encoding serine/threonine protein kinase (IMG reference gene:2510093885~PFAM: Protein kinase domain; WD domain, G-beta repeat) — protein sequence MIGKLLTGRYLILEELGTGGFSKTFLARDKYLPYHPLCVVKYLKLSSRNKISLETAQQLFDNEARILEQVGRHYSQIPTLYAYCREHDEIYLVQEYIEGENLSQWLRADQNLSNKAAIALLKDVLAILEHIHSHGVAHRDIKPSNLIRRRRDGKIVLIDFGAACQMSDDSPNTSPSSCSIAIGTPGYMPDEQHLGMSRLNSDLYALGMLVIHFLTKVHPKRFKPDLISGELDWHPYLPKHCVDPKLVEVIDRLVRIKFSDRYQYATEALADIHAISSTQQFRQPLAGWGKNLQKVAAPVTALFLLGIVAGQYVYAHNKRAPHLFTQIENLLPHSDIHLKKIHDVPIQADIEQMLIAPNNQILVTAGNDHILRLWSLPSGSMLKSMSGHTAITSLTISQDSKLLVGGSVDGIVRIWDTASSRFVQVLKGHQKPVTTVAISPDNRTLVSGCKGGILRQWDLQTGTLRRTLKLPQAEVTAVAYGTTPDRLISASSDRQLQVWDLQTGELHRTFAGHTDTIVGLQVTNQQRLFSFGKDRGLMWDLKREALMEMLPKDSANPTAISFNDRHLITVHENGSIRIWTRDTGQLVAKSDDEKQRNRNAALSPDHRYLASWNSDGRLYLWQVNTTKL from the coding sequence ATGATTGGGAAACTGTTAACTGGACGCTATTTGATTTTGGAGGAGCTAGGAACTGGAGGGTTCAGTAAAACCTTTCTGGCTCGTGATAAGTACCTTCCTTATCATCCGCTATGCGTTGTGAAATATCTCAAACTGTCATCACGAAATAAAATTTCGTTGGAAACTGCTCAACAGTTATTTGATAATGAAGCTCGCATATTGGAACAGGTTGGGCGGCATTACTCTCAAATTCCTACGTTGTATGCGTATTGTCGTGAGCATGATGAAATCTATTTAGTGCAGGAATATATAGAGGGTGAAAACCTCAGTCAGTGGCTGAGAGCCGATCAAAATTTATCGAATAAGGCTGCAATCGCCCTGCTAAAAGATGTTTTAGCAATTTTGGAGCATATTCATTCCCATGGCGTTGCCCACCGCGACATTAAACCTAGTAACCTGATTCGACGGCGACGAGATGGCAAGATTGTTCTCATTGATTTTGGGGCGGCCTGCCAAATGTCAGATGATAGCCCGAATACATCTCCTAGCAGTTGTTCAATTGCCATTGGGACACCGGGTTATATGCCAGATGAGCAACATTTAGGAATGTCTCGTCTCAATAGTGATCTGTATGCGTTGGGGATGTTAGTAATTCATTTTCTAACCAAGGTTCACCCCAAACGATTTAAGCCCGATTTGATTTCAGGTGAATTAGATTGGCATCCTTATTTGCCCAAACATTGTGTTGATCCAAAACTGGTTGAGGTAATTGATCGGTTAGTGCGCATCAAGTTTAGCGATCGCTATCAATACGCAACAGAAGCTCTAGCAGATATTCATGCAATTTCTAGCACACAGCAGTTTCGACAACCCTTGGCAGGCTGGGGTAAGAATCTGCAAAAAGTAGCTGCCCCTGTAACAGCTTTATTCCTGCTGGGTATCGTTGCAGGGCAGTATGTATATGCTCACAACAAACGCGCCCCTCATTTGTTTACTCAAATTGAAAATCTATTGCCCCACTCCGATATTCACCTGAAGAAAATACACGATGTGCCGATTCAAGCAGATATTGAGCAAATGCTGATTGCACCCAATAACCAGATTCTAGTAACGGCGGGCAACGATCATATCCTGCGGTTGTGGTCATTACCCTCTGGTTCTATGCTCAAATCTATGTCCGGACATACAGCCATTACCAGCCTTACAATCAGCCAAGATAGCAAGTTACTAGTCGGCGGCAGTGTAGATGGTATTGTGCGGATTTGGGATACGGCATCTAGTCGGTTTGTGCAAGTACTTAAGGGGCATCAAAAGCCAGTTACAACTGTTGCCATCAGCCCAGATAACCGAACCCTTGTTAGCGGTTGCAAAGGTGGGATACTTCGCCAATGGGATTTACAAACAGGAACTTTAAGACGAACTTTAAAGCTCCCTCAGGCTGAGGTGACTGCCGTAGCCTATGGAACAACACCAGATAGGCTTATTAGTGCAAGCAGCGATCGCCAGTTGCAAGTATGGGATTTGCAAACAGGAGAACTGCATCGCACCTTTGCCGGACACACTGATACCATAGTGGGTTTACAAGTAACTAACCAACAAAGGCTTTTTAGTTTTGGTAAAGATCGGGGACTAATGTGGGATCTCAAACGAGAAGCATTAATGGAAATGTTGCCAAAAGACTCAGCAAATCCCACTGCAATTTCATTCAATGATCGCCACCTGATCACCGTTCATGAGAATGGCAGCATTCGAATCTGGACGCGTGACACCGGGCAACTTGTAGCAAAAAGTGACGATGAGAAACAACGCAATAGAAATGCTGCGCTCAGTCCTGATCATCGTTATTTAGCAAGTTGGAATTCTGACGGACGACTTTATCTTTGGCAAGTCAACACCACCAAACTGTAG
- a CDS encoding hypothetical protein (IMG reference gene:2510093889~manually curated), translating into MKRRIVVSLNDSDFFEIHKSIYWIALYIHKLEQNTELLLIPCQYPLFTGTVTPHLFLKEIIMEGFDNHNHPAHNQTTGAVDPTLNSLNSSTSINASTGSSVQQSNLERSLNQALASDERESIPLSANDHDHAPVIVNGFDVHISLDKVASAKGLDASKVVRETSFRDNLGARGDYLNPRGGTNVVIGSGDSDVIRGTGRGFNTITTGGGRDTIILGKETTNRIFDFDPAADRFVLSGIDPKDIVIAQGRNPGRGGLRQPLDSVNNALVIDKKTGHILAALPFVKAADLNESHFAVNTREANQSLNNLRELGFKTKRGDGNITGTKGRDRLIGGDGDDFLYVGDDSVRFKTAKGGGGTEFPFPTDSPGTSELNAELENGVLTVSGSYKDFDGFPLFSQGETTIDPNARILNGSNPQALIEGFLKVPEDVEGNLISGTHLHFSPAGDSRGNFADATVVRYFENIPTDAKSGEIHGEFELTPEEQAALLAGNMYVNIHTNIDGDKDGRAGFPTGENRLNFNRDIVTIA; encoded by the coding sequence TTGAAGCGCAGAATAGTTGTGTCCCTGAATGATTCAGACTTTTTCGAAATTCACAAAAGCATCTACTGGATAGCTCTCTACATCCACAAGCTTGAGCAAAATACAGAGTTGCTTTTGATTCCTTGCCAATACCCGCTTTTTACAGGCACCGTTACGCCTCATCTTTTTCTTAAGGAGATCATCATGGAAGGATTTGATAATCATAACCATCCAGCCCACAACCAAACTACCGGAGCAGTTGATCCAACTCTAAATTCGCTGAATTCTTCCACCTCAATAAATGCTTCCACTGGTTCATCAGTACAACAGTCTAATCTTGAACGATCATTGAACCAAGCTTTGGCATCTGATGAACGTGAGTCAATTCCCCTATCAGCCAATGATCATGACCATGCACCTGTAATCGTTAATGGTTTTGATGTGCATATTTCACTAGACAAGGTTGCATCTGCAAAAGGGCTAGACGCAAGCAAAGTAGTCCGGGAAACTTCATTTAGAGATAATCTAGGTGCTAGGGGAGACTATCTCAACCCTAGAGGGGGAACTAATGTTGTCATCGGTTCTGGTGATTCAGATGTAATTCGTGGAACTGGACGCGGGTTCAACACTATCACGACAGGAGGAGGTCGTGATACTATCATTTTGGGTAAGGAAACTACCAATCGAATCTTTGACTTCGACCCTGCTGCTGATCGCTTTGTGCTCTCAGGTATCGATCCTAAAGATATTGTGATTGCTCAAGGGCGAAACCCTGGTAGGGGAGGATTGAGACAACCATTGGACTCTGTCAATAATGCTTTGGTCATCGACAAGAAAACTGGACATATTCTTGCGGCTTTGCCTTTTGTCAAGGCTGCTGACTTGAATGAAAGTCATTTTGCTGTTAATACCAGAGAGGCAAACCAAAGCTTAAATAATCTTAGAGAGTTGGGCTTCAAAACGAAGCGAGGTGATGGAAACATTACTGGAACCAAAGGTCGCGATCGCCTAATTGGTGGTGATGGAGATGATTTTCTCTACGTAGGCGATGACAGCGTTCGCTTCAAGACTGCTAAAGGCGGTGGCGGTACGGAATTTCCCTTCCCAACCGATAGCCCTGGCACGTCTGAACTGAATGCTGAGTTAGAAAATGGCGTGCTAACCGTCAGTGGCAGCTACAAGGACTTTGATGGGTTTCCTCTCTTTAGCCAAGGAGAGACGACCATTGACCCGAATGCTAGAATTCTCAATGGTTCGAATCCACAAGCGCTGATAGAAGGGTTCTTGAAGGTTCCAGAGGACGTAGAAGGCAATCTCATTTCTGGAACACACCTGCACTTTAGCCCAGCAGGAGACAGTCGCGGCAACTTTGCAGATGCTACAGTTGTTCGTTACTTCGAAAATATACCAACGGATGCAAAATCTGGTGAGATTCATGGTGAATTTGAACTAACACCAGAAGAGCAGGCAGCCTTACTCGCAGGCAATATGTATGTGAACATTCACACTAATATTGATGGCGATAAGGACGGCAGAGCTGGTTTCCCAACAGGTGAAAATCGCCTTAACTTTAATCGAGATATTGTGACTATTGCATAA
- a CDS encoding type I secretion membrane fusion protein, HlyD family (IMG reference gene:2510093891~PFAM: HlyD family secretion protein~TIGRFAM: type I secretion membrane fusion protein, HlyD family), whose translation MRLQQFFNPIQTLKENYQKTLKRFEQDLENKAVSLPPIAPWTKRLTQVILVGFVAGVGWSVLARIDVVVNASGKLEPLSQSQVVQSRAGGVITSVLVREGDPVKQGQLLLQLDKTPLYNQLQGLLVQRNRLVEEIAVLRIAQQGKPLNTLSQSKTAISPELMNRVQTRLLLVAQLTGDSSSLAPEQRQRFNLFLQQLRDRKTITRLQESNIQTQIAETEAQIAQTGFQLQTEQELLARIKPLVEEGAIPQTTLLQRKVGVSDLQKQITQNSLQKRQLQIGQIQVRAEEEKLLTEIQRDLQQQLAALDSEFNTLIKDNQRQLIEINAKLNQLKLDLKNQDLRAPIDGIVFNLEPKIPGGVTQSGQALLQVVPNEALTAKVQVANADVANIRVGLPVDIRIDAYPFTEYGSVKGVVSKVGSEAIKPNGQTPGPTIFPVEVRLDRQFLERRNERLPLTPGMSLVAMIKVRQRAPITYVTEEITKALDGIKTVR comes from the coding sequence ATGCGCCTCCAACAATTTTTTAACCCTATCCAAACCTTAAAAGAAAATTATCAAAAAACCTTAAAACGATTTGAACAAGACCTGGAAAATAAGGCAGTTAGCCTGCCCCCAATTGCTCCTTGGACAAAGCGACTGACTCAAGTCATTTTAGTTGGGTTTGTTGCTGGAGTTGGATGGTCGGTGCTGGCTCGGATTGATGTAGTCGTGAATGCCAGCGGTAAACTAGAACCCTTATCGCAGTCGCAGGTTGTTCAATCAAGAGCAGGTGGCGTGATTACATCTGTGCTCGTACGGGAGGGCGATCCAGTCAAGCAAGGACAACTTTTACTGCAATTGGATAAAACCCCACTCTACAATCAGCTCCAAGGGTTGTTGGTTCAACGGAATCGATTGGTTGAAGAAATTGCCGTGTTACGCATTGCCCAACAAGGAAAGCCTCTCAACACGTTAAGTCAAAGCAAAACAGCAATTTCACCTGAATTAATGAATCGAGTCCAAACACGACTATTGCTAGTCGCCCAACTTACAGGAGACTCGAGTAGTTTAGCGCCAGAACAGCGACAACGTTTCAATCTTTTCTTACAACAGTTACGCGATCGCAAAACAATCACTCGGTTGCAGGAATCTAATATTCAAACTCAAATTGCTGAAACAGAAGCTCAAATTGCCCAAACAGGCTTTCAATTACAAACAGAACAAGAGCTTTTAGCACGAATCAAACCCTTAGTTGAGGAAGGAGCCATTCCTCAAACAACCCTATTGCAGCGAAAAGTAGGCGTGAGTGATTTGCAAAAGCAGATTACCCAAAATAGCTTACAGAAACGCCAGTTACAAATTGGACAAATTCAGGTGCGAGCCGAAGAGGAAAAATTATTAACTGAAATCCAACGAGATCTCCAACAACAATTAGCAGCATTAGACTCTGAGTTCAATACCCTCATTAAAGACAATCAGCGGCAACTAATTGAAATCAACGCTAAGTTGAATCAACTCAAGTTAGATTTGAAAAATCAAGATCTCCGGGCACCTATTGATGGCATTGTCTTCAACCTAGAACCTAAAATACCAGGTGGTGTAACCCAGTCCGGGCAAGCGTTATTACAAGTGGTTCCAAACGAAGCCCTAACCGCAAAAGTGCAAGTCGCCAATGCAGATGTTGCCAACATCCGCGTCGGTTTGCCAGTCGATATTCGAATCGATGCCTATCCCTTCACGGAATACGGCTCTGTAAAAGGTGTGGTTTCTAAGGTGGGAAGTGAAGCGATTAAGCCAAATGGTCAAACTCCAGGACCTACCATATTTCCAGTAGAAGTTCGTCTTGATCGACAGTTTTTAGAACGAAGAAATGAACGACTCCCCCTCACACCAGGAATGAGTTTAGTCGCCATGATCAAAGTACGTCAAAGAGCTCCCATTACCTACGTTACAGAAGAAATCACTAAAGCACTAGATGGTATCAAAACTGTTCGCTGA